The following proteins are co-located in the Nocardia bhagyanarayanae genome:
- a CDS encoding flavodoxin domain-containing protein: MAVLYATEQGSTRDIAEFIADDLAGRGTRVELSDIAHAPELSRFDAVVLGSAIHDMDLLPEAVTYIGNHREALAATDVWLFSVGVRPALRGPIGRRLARTVPKKIAGLRDSISPRDYIGFAGKYERAGVSWKARTLFRLTGGTRYGDLRDWRAIRAWSDTIAHGLGLRAATATTIHP, encoded by the coding sequence GTGGCGGTGCTGTACGCGACCGAGCAGGGCTCGACCCGCGACATCGCCGAGTTCATCGCCGACGACCTGGCCGGTCGCGGCACCCGCGTCGAACTCAGCGACATCGCCCATGCCCCCGAACTGAGCCGCTTCGACGCCGTCGTACTCGGCAGCGCCATCCACGACATGGACCTGTTGCCCGAGGCGGTGACCTACATCGGCAACCACCGCGAGGCGTTGGCGGCCACGGACGTGTGGTTGTTCAGCGTGGGCGTTCGCCCAGCGCTGCGTGGACCCATCGGGCGCCGCCTCGCCCGCACCGTGCCGAAAAAGATCGCAGGCCTGCGTGATTCGATCTCACCGCGCGACTACATCGGCTTCGCCGGGAAATACGAACGCGCCGGCGTTTCCTGGAAGGCGCGGACCCTGTTTCGTCTGACCGGCGGCACCCGCTACGGCGACCTGCGGGATTGGCGCGCGATCCGCGCCTGGTCGGACACCATCGCCCACGGCCTAGGTCTGAGGGCAGCCACAGCCACCACAATCCATCCGTAG
- a CDS encoding hemerythrin domain-containing protein has product MDITELILDDHHEQRRLFAILEQIDRTETGVLSAIWGRLAAFLELHAQAEEEIFYPALLQAGIAARRAGGVEDETIDAIHDHNEIRDAVAEVARHQVGTDDWYAAVAAANLANSDHMAEEEREGLTDFRRLTGLPRRHQLAVAFAAYEARNYAGVQPVDKDPVGYVRATEKKLRTTASGSLSVGSMKRT; this is encoded by the coding sequence GTGGACATTACCGAGCTGATCCTCGACGACCACCACGAGCAGCGGCGGCTGTTCGCGATCCTGGAGCAGATCGATCGCACGGAGACCGGAGTGCTCTCCGCGATCTGGGGCAGACTGGCGGCCTTCCTCGAGCTGCACGCGCAGGCGGAGGAGGAGATCTTCTACCCCGCGCTGCTGCAGGCGGGTATCGCGGCCCGGCGCGCGGGCGGCGTGGAGGACGAGACGATCGACGCCATCCACGATCACAACGAGATCAGGGACGCGGTCGCCGAAGTGGCGCGTCATCAGGTCGGCACCGATGACTGGTACGCGGCTGTCGCGGCGGCCAACCTGGCCAACAGCGATCACATGGCCGAGGAAGAACGCGAGGGCCTCACCGATTTCCGTCGTCTGACCGGCCTGCCGCGCCGCCATCAACTGGCCGTCGCCTTCGCCGCCTACGAGGCGCGAAACTACGCAGGCGTCCAACCCGTCGACAAGGATCCCGTCGGCTACGTCCGCGCGACGGAGAAGAAGCTGCGGACCACCGCGAGCGGCTCGCTGAGTGTCGGCAGCATGAAACGGACCTGA
- a CDS encoding alpha/beta fold hydrolase has translation MSFVRFARAALATIALVAALGSALITPAAAAPLPTVVLVHGAFADTTSWDAVAAELRGRGYTVVVPDNPLRGPGYDAAAVEKTLAGISGPVVLVGHSYGGAVITNTHNPNVKALVYVAAFAPAQGEPVQLGLDPIRFPGSQLLPPVLQVKVVDDAQAIGGRNLDGYIAADAFHRVFAPDVSEATAATMLAHQRSIALWANLEPSGPTSWSNTPSWSLIPTGDNIIPPASQRFMSGRIGAHTVEIAASHAVLVSQPGVVADLIDTAASN, from the coding sequence ATGAGCTTTGTTCGATTCGCCCGAGCCGCACTCGCCACGATCGCCCTTGTCGCCGCCCTGGGCTCGGCGCTGATCACTCCGGCCGCCGCCGCACCATTGCCGACGGTCGTGTTGGTGCACGGCGCCTTCGCCGACACCACCAGTTGGGACGCGGTCGCCGCCGAGCTGCGCGGCCGTGGCTACACAGTCGTCGTCCCCGACAACCCGCTGCGCGGACCCGGCTACGACGCGGCAGCCGTCGAGAAGACCCTCGCCGGGATCTCCGGGCCCGTGGTGCTCGTCGGCCACTCGTACGGCGGCGCGGTCATCACCAACACCCACAACCCGAACGTCAAGGCCCTCGTCTATGTCGCCGCCTTCGCGCCGGCGCAGGGCGAGCCCGTCCAGCTGGGACTGGACCCGATCCGATTCCCCGGCAGTCAGCTGCTTCCACCCGTCTTGCAGGTGAAGGTCGTCGACGACGCGCAAGCAATCGGCGGCAGGAACCTCGACGGCTACATCGCCGCCGACGCGTTCCACCGGGTGTTCGCGCCGGATGTCAGCGAGGCGACGGCCGCCACCATGCTGGCCCACCAGCGCTCGATCGCGCTGTGGGCCAACCTCGAGCCGTCCGGTCCGACCTCCTGGTCGAACACCCCGAGCTGGTCCCTGATCCCGACCGGCGACAACATCATCCCGCCCGCCTCGCAGCGCTTCATGTCGGGCCGCATCGGGGCGCACACCGTCGAGATAGCCGCCTCACACGCCGTGCTCGTATCCCAACCCGGCGTCGTCGCCGACCTCATCGACACCGCGGCGAGCAACTGA
- a CDS encoding NADPH-dependent FMN reductase, whose product MIRIGIILGSTRSNRNGPQIAQWVLDTASQRGDAEFELIDLRDHPLPHLDEATPPLFGPSVNEHTRAWAQRIAPFDGFVMVTPEYNGGAPGVLKNAIDHLCAEWTDKAVGFVSYGVHGGARAVVQLRTVCGTLGMADVGYQVAISLLTDFENHTTFTPRDHHAAALSKTLDQLLAWSAALAPLRTATETTLVDS is encoded by the coding sequence ATGATCAGAATCGGCATCATCCTCGGCAGCACCCGGTCCAACCGCAACGGCCCACAGATCGCACAGTGGGTTCTCGACACGGCATCACAGCGCGGCGACGCCGAGTTCGAACTGATCGATCTGCGCGACCATCCACTCCCGCATCTGGACGAGGCCACCCCGCCGCTGTTCGGCCCATCGGTCAACGAACACACTCGAGCCTGGGCCCAGCGGATCGCCCCGTTCGACGGCTTCGTGATGGTGACACCGGAATACAACGGCGGCGCACCCGGCGTGCTGAAAAACGCCATCGACCACCTGTGCGCGGAATGGACCGACAAGGCGGTCGGATTCGTCTCCTACGGCGTGCACGGCGGCGCCCGCGCCGTAGTACAGCTGCGGACGGTCTGCGGCACGCTCGGCATGGCCGACGTGGGCTATCAAGTCGCCATTTCACTGCTCACCGACTTCGAAAACCACACGACCTTCACACCGCGCGACCACCACGCCGCCGCCCTGAGCAAAACACTGGACCAGCTCCTCGCCTGGAGCGCAGCGCTCGCGCCGTTGCGGACAGCCACCGAAACCACCCTCGTAGATTCCTGA
- a CDS encoding DUF6400 family protein, whose product MADHNFVYDLTLDEARRRSAVVAALGDNWDPVAALAEEERAYDMLYSNLDDEQQRIYDELVQAGILPERTTGRIAG is encoded by the coding sequence ATGGCCGACCACAATTTTGTTTACGACCTCACGCTGGACGAGGCACGGCGGCGCAGCGCCGTCGTCGCGGCGCTCGGTGACAACTGGGATCCGGTGGCCGCGCTCGCCGAGGAAGAGCGGGCGTACGACATGCTGTACTCAAATCTCGACGATGAGCAACAGCGAATCTACGACGAACTCGTCCAGGCCGGGATCCTGCCGGAGAGGACGACGGGCCGTATCGCCGGCTGA
- a CDS encoding SulP family inorganic anion transporter produces MLKVMLERVLPGLRQFDGYRRGWLRSDVLAGVTVAAYLVPQVMAYATVAGLPPVAGLWAVLGPLAVYVVVGTSRQLSVGPESTTALMTAVALAPLADGDPSRYAALAAILAVLVGCVCLVGALIRLGVLADLLSKPVLVGYLAGTAGIMIVGQLGRVSGVPVEGSTIPEQLRSFASDLGQWQWPTAALAGGVLVGLGLAAWRMPRLPAPLLAVLAATAVVAALSLDRHGIATVGAVPAGIPVPGLAGVAWADVGQLVVPAIGIAVVGFSDNALTARAFAARHSRHVEANTELAALGATNLAAGVLHGFPVSCSGSRTTIADAMHARTQLYSLTALVVVLTVLFGATTVLAAFPTAALGALVIYAALRLIDWPEFVRIGRFRRSELLLALATLIAVLVFGVLYGVLIAVGLSIFDLLRRVARAHDAILGFVPGVAGMHDIDDYPDAEPVAGLVIYRYDAPLCFANAEDFRRRALAAVDQQAAHDGVAVCWFVLNAEANVEVDLTALDALEQLRTELTGRGITFAMARVKQDLRDDLDAAGLTDRIGVEHLYPTLPTAIAAYQATVPPTPTSTQAPLSGDAVRAQGASVANDRGEADAAGTSGTETRESASHGDIAPQQ; encoded by the coding sequence ATGCTGAAGGTGATGCTCGAACGTGTGCTTCCAGGGCTGCGCCAATTCGACGGTTATCGGCGTGGCTGGTTGCGCAGCGATGTGCTGGCCGGGGTGACCGTGGCGGCGTATCTGGTGCCGCAGGTGATGGCGTATGCGACGGTGGCGGGGTTGCCGCCGGTCGCCGGGCTGTGGGCGGTGTTGGGTCCGTTGGCGGTGTATGTGGTGGTCGGTACCTCTCGCCAGTTGTCGGTCGGGCCGGAATCGACGACCGCGCTGATGACCGCGGTCGCGCTGGCTCCGCTGGCTGACGGAGATCCGAGCCGGTACGCGGCGCTGGCCGCGATCTTGGCGGTGCTGGTCGGGTGCGTGTGCCTGGTCGGTGCGTTGATCCGGCTGGGTGTGCTGGCGGATCTGCTGTCCAAACCCGTTCTCGTCGGCTACCTGGCCGGGACCGCGGGCATCATGATCGTCGGTCAGCTGGGCAGAGTCAGCGGTGTGCCGGTGGAGGGGAGCACGATTCCCGAGCAGTTGCGTTCCTTCGCGAGCGACCTCGGGCAGTGGCAGTGGCCGACCGCCGCGCTGGCCGGGGGTGTCCTCGTCGGATTGGGGCTGGCGGCATGGCGGATGCCGCGGCTACCCGCGCCGCTGCTGGCTGTGCTGGCCGCGACCGCGGTGGTCGCGGCGCTGTCGCTGGATCGCCACGGCATCGCCACCGTCGGCGCGGTACCGGCAGGTATCCCGGTCCCAGGATTGGCGGGGGTGGCGTGGGCCGATGTGGGGCAGCTCGTGGTGCCGGCGATCGGTATCGCGGTGGTCGGGTTCTCCGACAACGCCTTGACCGCACGCGCTTTCGCGGCCCGCCACAGCCGCCATGTCGAAGCCAACACCGAGCTTGCGGCCCTCGGCGCGACCAACCTGGCCGCCGGGGTCCTGCACGGCTTCCCGGTCAGCTGCAGCGGCAGCCGCACCACCATCGCCGACGCCATGCACGCACGCACCCAGCTCTACTCGCTGACCGCACTGGTCGTGGTGCTGACGGTGTTGTTCGGCGCCACGACAGTGCTGGCGGCATTCCCCACCGCAGCGCTAGGGGCGCTCGTAATCTATGCCGCGCTGCGGTTGATCGATTGGCCGGAGTTCGTGCGTATCGGCCGCTTTCGGCGCAGTGAGCTGTTGCTGGCGTTGGCCACACTGATCGCGGTGCTCGTTTTCGGTGTGCTCTACGGGGTGCTGATCGCGGTCGGGTTGTCGATCTTCGATTTGCTGCGTCGGGTCGCGCGCGCTCACGACGCGATCCTCGGGTTCGTTCCCGGTGTCGCGGGCATGCACGACATCGACGACTACCCGGACGCCGAACCCGTTGCAGGACTGGTGATCTACCGCTACGACGCACCGTTGTGCTTCGCCAACGCCGAAGACTTCCGCCGCCGCGCCCTGGCTGCGGTCGACCAGCAAGCCGCCCACGATGGCGTTGCGGTGTGCTGGTTCGTGCTCAACGCCGAAGCCAACGTCGAGGTCGACCTCACCGCACTGGACGCCCTCGAACAACTCCGCACCGAGTTGACCGGCCGCGGTATCACTTTCGCGATGGCGCGGGTCAAACAAGACCTGCGTGACGATCTCGACGCTGCCGGGCTGACCGACCGTATCGGTGTGGAGCACCTGTATCCGACCTTGCCGACCGCGATCGCTGCCTACCAGGCCACGGTGCCACCGACACCGACGTCGACCCAGGCACCGTTGTCCGGCGACGCAGTGCGGGCGCAGGGGGCATCTGTGGCGAACGACCGCGGCGAGGCCGACGCGGCGGGCACGTCGGGTACCGAGACGAGGGAGAGCGCCTCGCATGGCGATATCGCACCACAGCAGTAG
- a CDS encoding carboxyl transferase domain-containing protein, with translation MFSRIAIVNRGEAAMRLIHAARDLAAETGLPIETVALYTDVDRNATFVREADIAYDLGAASARPYLDLKVLERALVATRADSAWVGWGFVAEDPAFAELCEQIGVTFIGPSPEAMRKLGDKIGAKLIAEEVGVPVAPWSRGAVESVDAALAAAAEIGYPLMLKATAGGGGRGIRVITNEAELVDAYERTRQEAARAFGSGVVFLERLVTGARHVEVQVIADGQGTAWALGVRDCSVQRRNQKIIEESASPVLLPEQTAELKASAERLAIAVGYRGAATVEFLYHPGDKQFAFLEVNTRLQVEHPITESTTGFDLVRAQLLVASGGRLEGEPPAERGHAIEARLNAEDPDRDFAPAPGRIARLDLPAGPGIRVDTGVSEGDTIPADFDSMIAKIIAYGRDRDEALARLRRALTQTRVVIEGGVTNKSFVLDLLVQPEVLDASADTGWIDRVRGEGRLVSHRHSTIALAAAAIDAYEEEERVERHRLLSTASGGRPQVQHESGRPHDLKLRGVGYRVRVARVGAHRFRVGIEAGGDIRTADVDLERFDRHSGQIVVNGARYRLITGTHGPIHMVDVDGVAHRISRDEGGVVRSPAPALVVATPLEVGDEVEAGAPVLVLESMKMETVLRAPFRARLKECGVSVGTQVETGAPLLRLEPLAEDDENADTAAVGSVELDLPGEPAPVQPHERLTRGQQDLRSLLLGFDVDPHDDRRVVDDYLVARRAAIADNRRPLAEELELVQVFADLAELSHNRSWEEDGGQSHVHSAREYFHTYLQSLDVERAGLPASYQAKLGKALEHYGVTDLARTPDLEAAVFRIFLAQQRPADTVTIITTLLREWLREPVPDRVLREPVGLTLERLVAATQVRFPVIADLTRGLVYAWFGQPLLRRNRARVYADVRKHLSHLDAHPDAPDRGERLAEMVRSTEPLVRLLGQRLARGSADNTVMLEVLTRRYYGNKGLADVRTREVGGCAFVIAERRGLSLVSAAVRFDALGTVLRGLAELASGAPSIEADIYLGWEKQPEDFDAMAAALQEALSAQPLPNQVSRITATVAGSGGAVMHHHFTFRPTATGLAEERLIRGLHPYIAERMQLKRLRKFDLTRLPSSDEEVYLFRCVAKENPSDERLIAFTQVRDLAALREQDGRLLALPTAESTITACVDAIRRVQSRRPSGKRLHTNRIVMYVWPPLDLTHAELESIVERVEATAVGAGLEELLLIARQPDPETGELVKIVVRVAFDVTGGTTVTIGERTDEVIEPLDEYRQKVLRAGSRNTVYPYELTGLLGEFAEYDLDDDHTLVPVDRPKGNNTAAIVAGVVTTPTERHPEGVARVVLLGDPTKSLGALSEPECRRVIAALDLAERMQVPLEWYALSSGARISMTSGTENMDWVAAALKRIVEFTQDGGEINIVVAGINVGAQPYWNAEATMLMHTKGILVMTPESAMVLTGKQSLDFSGGVSAEDNFGIGGYDRVMGPNGQAQYWAPNLLAARDVLMSHYDHTYVAPGEQAPRRSRTDDPFDRDISDFPHAMADSDFTTVGEIFSATANPDRKKPFDIRTVMRALSDQDHPVLERWAGMADAETAVVQDARLGGIPVCLLGIESRGVPRRGFPSTDGPDTYTAGTLFPQSSKKAARAINAASGNRPLVVLANLSGFDGSPESMRKLQLEYGAEIGRAIVNFQGPIVFCVISRYHGGAFVVFSKALNPNMTVLALEGSFASVLGGAPAAAVVFSGEVGTRTAADPRVRELEARAANAAGADRMALTAELDEVRSSVRAEKLGEVAAEFDRVHNIQRAVEVGSVDAIISASDMRPRIIAAIEAGLPG, from the coding sequence GTGTTCAGCCGCATCGCCATCGTGAACAGGGGAGAGGCCGCCATGCGCCTCATCCACGCCGCCCGAGATCTGGCCGCGGAAACCGGGCTACCGATCGAAACCGTCGCCCTGTACACCGACGTCGACCGGAACGCGACGTTCGTGCGGGAGGCCGACATCGCCTACGACCTCGGTGCGGCGTCGGCACGCCCGTACCTGGATCTCAAGGTACTCGAGCGTGCGCTGGTGGCTACCCGGGCCGACTCCGCGTGGGTCGGTTGGGGTTTCGTCGCGGAGGACCCGGCGTTCGCGGAGTTGTGCGAGCAGATCGGCGTCACCTTCATCGGCCCGAGCCCGGAGGCCATGCGCAAACTCGGCGACAAGATCGGCGCCAAGCTGATCGCCGAGGAGGTGGGCGTGCCGGTCGCGCCGTGGAGCCGTGGTGCGGTCGAGAGCGTGGACGCCGCCTTGGCGGCCGCGGCCGAGATCGGCTACCCGCTGATGCTGAAGGCGACCGCGGGCGGTGGCGGCCGCGGTATCCGCGTGATCACGAACGAAGCCGAACTCGTCGACGCCTACGAGCGCACCCGTCAGGAAGCCGCACGCGCCTTCGGCAGCGGCGTGGTCTTCCTGGAGCGGCTGGTCACCGGCGCCCGGCACGTCGAGGTTCAGGTGATCGCGGACGGCCAGGGCACCGCCTGGGCACTCGGCGTGCGCGACTGCTCGGTGCAGCGGCGCAACCAGAAGATCATCGAGGAGTCGGCGTCGCCAGTCCTGCTCCCCGAGCAGACGGCCGAGCTCAAGGCGTCGGCCGAGCGGCTGGCCATCGCCGTCGGCTACCGCGGCGCCGCGACCGTGGAGTTCTTGTACCACCCCGGTGACAAGCAGTTCGCCTTCCTCGAGGTCAACACCCGCCTGCAGGTCGAGCATCCGATCACCGAGTCCACCACCGGTTTCGACCTGGTCAGGGCCCAGTTGCTCGTCGCCTCCGGAGGCCGGCTCGAGGGCGAACCTCCGGCGGAACGCGGGCACGCCATCGAGGCCCGGCTCAACGCCGAAGACCCGGACCGCGATTTCGCGCCCGCCCCCGGCCGCATCGCCCGGCTGGATCTGCCCGCCGGGCCGGGCATCCGCGTCGACACCGGAGTCAGCGAGGGCGACACGATTCCCGCCGACTTCGACTCGATGATCGCGAAGATCATCGCCTACGGCCGCGATCGTGACGAAGCGCTGGCAAGGCTGCGCCGGGCACTGACGCAGACCAGGGTCGTCATCGAGGGTGGCGTGACCAACAAGAGCTTCGTGCTCGACCTGCTGGTCCAGCCCGAGGTACTCGATGCCAGCGCGGACACCGGCTGGATCGACCGTGTACGCGGCGAAGGCCGTCTCGTGTCGCACCGCCACTCCACCATCGCGCTGGCCGCTGCCGCCATCGACGCCTACGAAGAGGAAGAGCGGGTGGAGCGGCACCGTCTGCTGTCCACGGCGTCCGGCGGGCGACCCCAGGTGCAGCACGAGAGCGGTAGGCCGCACGACCTCAAGCTGCGCGGAGTCGGCTACCGCGTGCGCGTCGCGCGCGTCGGTGCCCATCGGTTCCGCGTCGGTATCGAGGCGGGTGGCGATATTCGTACCGCCGACGTGGATCTCGAACGCTTCGATCGGCACTCCGGGCAGATCGTCGTCAACGGTGCCCGGTACCGCTTGATCACCGGCACGCACGGCCCGATCCACATGGTCGACGTCGACGGCGTGGCGCATCGGATCAGCCGCGACGAGGGCGGTGTCGTCCGCTCTCCGGCCCCCGCGCTGGTCGTCGCGACGCCGCTCGAGGTCGGCGACGAGGTCGAGGCGGGCGCGCCGGTCCTGGTGCTGGAAAGCATGAAGATGGAAACCGTGCTGCGCGCGCCGTTCCGGGCCCGGTTGAAGGAGTGCGGTGTCTCCGTCGGCACTCAGGTCGAGACCGGCGCGCCACTGCTGCGGCTGGAACCGCTCGCCGAAGACGACGAGAACGCGGACACCGCGGCGGTCGGCTCGGTCGAGCTGGATCTGCCCGGCGAGCCCGCACCGGTTCAACCGCACGAGCGTCTGACCCGCGGCCAGCAGGATCTGCGCAGCCTGCTCCTCGGCTTCGACGTCGACCCGCACGACGACCGCCGAGTGGTCGACGACTATCTCGTCGCGCGCCGGGCCGCCATCGCCGACAACCGCAGGCCCCTCGCCGAAGAACTCGAGCTCGTGCAGGTGTTCGCCGACCTCGCCGAACTGAGCCACAACCGGTCCTGGGAGGAGGACGGCGGCCAAAGCCACGTCCACAGTGCCCGCGAGTACTTCCACACCTATCTGCAGAGCCTCGATGTCGAGCGTGCCGGGCTGCCCGCGTCCTACCAGGCCAAACTCGGCAAGGCGCTCGAGCACTACGGCGTCACCGATCTGGCGCGCACTCCCGACCTCGAAGCCGCGGTCTTCCGGATCTTCCTCGCCCAGCAACGTCCGGCCGACACCGTCACGATCATCACGACCTTGCTGCGCGAGTGGCTGCGGGAGCCGGTCCCGGACCGGGTGCTTCGCGAGCCCGTCGGTCTGACGTTGGAGCGGCTGGTGGCCGCGACACAGGTGCGCTTCCCCGTCATCGCGGACCTCACTCGCGGACTGGTGTACGCGTGGTTCGGCCAGCCGCTGCTGCGGCGTAATCGCGCCCGCGTGTACGCCGATGTTCGCAAGCACCTGAGCCACCTGGACGCGCACCCGGACGCGCCCGATCGCGGCGAGCGCCTCGCCGAGATGGTGCGGAGCACCGAGCCGCTGGTGCGGCTGCTCGGCCAGCGGCTGGCGCGCGGAAGCGCCGACAACACGGTCATGCTGGAGGTGCTGACCCGGCGGTACTACGGCAACAAGGGCCTTGCCGACGTTCGGACCCGTGAGGTCGGCGGCTGCGCGTTCGTGATCGCCGAGCGCCGGGGTCTCTCCCTCGTCTCCGCCGCCGTGCGCTTCGACGCCCTCGGCACCGTGCTGCGCGGGCTCGCCGAACTGGCGAGCGGCGCCCCGTCCATCGAGGCCGACATCTACCTCGGCTGGGAGAAGCAGCCGGAAGACTTCGACGCGATGGCCGCGGCTCTGCAGGAGGCGCTCAGCGCACAGCCGCTGCCGAATCAGGTCAGTCGAATCACCGCGACGGTCGCGGGTAGCGGCGGTGCGGTGATGCACCACCATTTCACCTTCCGCCCGACGGCCACCGGATTGGCCGAAGAGCGATTGATCCGTGGCCTGCACCCGTACATCGCGGAGCGGATGCAGTTGAAGCGGCTGCGCAAGTTCGACCTCACCCGCCTGCCGTCCTCGGACGAAGAGGTCTATCTGTTCCGGTGCGTCGCGAAAGAGAATCCGTCGGACGAGCGACTCATCGCGTTCACGCAGGTCCGTGATCTGGCCGCACTGCGGGAGCAGGATGGCAGGCTGCTCGCGCTGCCGACGGCCGAGAGCACCATCACCGCCTGCGTCGACGCGATTCGGCGAGTGCAGTCCCGGCGGCCGTCGGGCAAACGCCTGCACACCAACCGGATCGTGATGTACGTCTGGCCCCCGCTCGACCTCACCCACGCCGAGTTGGAGTCGATCGTCGAGCGCGTGGAAGCCACGGCCGTGGGCGCCGGGCTGGAGGAGCTCCTCCTCATCGCCCGCCAGCCCGATCCGGAGACCGGCGAGTTGGTCAAGATCGTCGTGCGAGTCGCCTTCGACGTCACCGGCGGCACCACGGTGACCATCGGCGAACGGACCGACGAGGTGATCGAGCCGCTCGACGAATACCGGCAGAAGGTGCTGCGAGCCGGCAGCCGCAACACCGTGTACCCGTACGAACTGACCGGGCTGCTCGGTGAGTTCGCCGAGTACGACCTCGACGACGACCACACGCTCGTTCCGGTCGACCGGCCCAAGGGAAACAACACGGCCGCGATCGTCGCAGGCGTGGTCACCACGCCGACCGAGCGGCATCCGGAGGGCGTCGCCAGGGTGGTGCTGCTCGGCGATCCCACGAAATCGCTCGGCGCACTGTCCGAACCGGAATGCCGCAGGGTGATCGCCGCGCTGGACCTCGCCGAACGGATGCAGGTACCGCTGGAGTGGTACGCGCTGTCCTCGGGCGCCCGGATCTCGATGACGTCGGGCACCGAGAACATGGACTGGGTGGCGGCGGCGCTCAAGCGGATCGTCGAGTTCACCCAGGACGGCGGAGAGATCAACATCGTGGTCGCGGGCATCAATGTCGGCGCCCAGCCGTACTGGAACGCCGAGGCGACGATGCTCATGCACACCAAGGGCATCCTGGTGATGACGCCGGAATCCGCGATGGTGCTCACCGGCAAGCAGTCGCTGGACTTCTCCGGCGGTGTGTCGGCCGAGGACAACTTCGGCATCGGCGGCTACGACCGCGTGATGGGCCCCAACGGGCAGGCTCAGTACTGGGCGCCGAATCTGCTCGCCGCGCGAGACGTGCTGATGTCGCACTACGACCACACCTATGTGGCGCCCGGTGAGCAAGCGCCGCGGCGGTCGCGGACCGACGACCCCTTCGATCGCGATATCTCCGACTTCCCGCATGCCATGGCGGACAGCGACTTCACGACCGTCGGCGAGATCTTCTCCGCCACCGCCAACCCGGACCGCAAGAAGCCCTTCGACATCCGGACCGTGATGCGGGCGCTGTCAGACCAGGATCACCCGGTGCTGGAACGCTGGGCGGGCATGGCCGACGCGGAGACGGCGGTGGTGCAGGACGCGCGGCTCGGCGGCATCCCGGTGTGCCTGCTCGGCATCGAATCCCGAGGCGTGCCGAGGCGCGGCTTCCCGTCCACCGACGGTCCGGACACCTACACGGCGGGCACGCTGTTCCCGCAGTCGTCGAAGAAGGCCGCGCGCGCCATCAACGCGGCAAGTGGCAACCGGCCACTGGTGGTGCTGGCGAACCTGTCGGGCTTCGACGGCTCACCGGAATCGATGCGGAAGCTGCAGCTCGAATACGGCGCCGAAATCGGTCGCGCGATCGTGAATTTCCAGGGGCCCATCGTGTTCTGCGTGATCTCCCGCTACCACGGCGGCGCGTTCGTGGTGTTCTCGAAGGCGCTGAACCCGAATATGACCGTGCTCGCGCTGGAAGGTTCGTTCGCCTCGGTGCTCGGCGGCGCACCGGCCGCGGCGGTGGTGTTCTCCGGTGAGGTCGGCACTCGGACCGCGGCGGATCCCCGAGTGCGGGAGCTGGAGGCGCGCGCGGCGAACGCGGCCGGCGCCGACCGCATGGCTCTGACCGCGGAGCTGGACGAGGTCCGATCGTCGGTGCGCGCCGAGAAGCTCGGCGAGGTGGCGGCGGAATTCGATCGCGTGCACAACATCCAGCGCGCTGTCGAAGTCGGTTCGGTGGACGCCATCATCAGCGCCTCCGACATGCGCCCACGCATCATCGCCGCCATCGAGGCGGGTCTGCCTGGCTGA
- a CDS encoding DoxX family protein produces MPQQATDEKSAPAARKDRDSSRIRLIAFWATTLVIVFELVAGSVWNLVPIEWIEIQLKHLGYPHFLAYVLGAWQVGAAVAIIAPGLPLIKEWAYAGAFFLWSGAVASHMAVGDGFGSWSAAMFFTICAIASWMLRPADRRLPRTRLLRDRTVGAGQNEAGLPGAGVRGWTVALGILVVLYAVSFLTLPVVEDVMHENAVELGWIDE; encoded by the coding sequence ATGCCCCAGCAGGCGACCGACGAGAAGTCGGCCCCCGCCGCACGAAAAGACCGAGACTCGAGCCGGATCCGACTCATCGCCTTTTGGGCCACCACATTGGTCATAGTCTTCGAATTGGTCGCGGGATCGGTGTGGAACCTGGTGCCGATCGAATGGATCGAAATCCAGTTAAAACACCTGGGATATCCGCACTTCCTCGCCTACGTCCTGGGTGCGTGGCAGGTCGGCGCTGCCGTCGCGATCATCGCGCCGGGGCTGCCGCTGATCAAGGAATGGGCATACGCGGGTGCCTTTTTCCTGTGGTCGGGGGCCGTGGCGTCACATATGGCGGTCGGCGACGGCTTCGGGTCGTGGTCGGCGGCGATGTTCTTCACGATCTGCGCCATCGCGTCGTGGATGCTGAGGCCGGCCGACCGGCGGCTCCCGCGGACGCGGCTGCTTCGGGACCGCACCGTCGGCGCCGGACAAAACGAGGCCGGTCTGCCGGGAGCCGGCGTTCGCGGTTGGACCGTCGCGCTCGGGATCCTCGTTGTCCTGTATGCCGTTTCGTTCCTCACGCTGCCCGTCGTCGAAGACGTCATGCACGAGAATGCGGTCGAGCTCGGCTGGATCGACGAGTAG